CGCTCCTCAAGGGACTCGGGTTCGGTTCGGAGGAACTTCCCTCACGGGACGATAGGGAGAATTGGCCAGTCCTCCGAGCGGCGTTTGCGAAGCGATTCAAAGAGAAGACGCGGGCGGAGTGGGAATCTATTTTTGACGGCACGGATGCTTGCGCGACACCTGTATTGGAGCAGGATGAGCTCGAGCAAGGGGGCTTTGAACAACGGCCTGCCGTTCATCTCGTTGATACGCCAGCACTGCCCATTGCGACCGACGATGGGGGCTGGACGGGAGGTGGCCTGACCCCCGGGGAAGGTGGACAGGAGACGTTGGAGGCTTGGTTaggatggaaagaaggacGCGAATATGATGTCAGATCCGATGGGGCATTGATAAAGACcggagaggaggggaaggcGAAGCTGTGAGGATGAGACGATGATAATACGAGACGAACCAGATAGTAtgggttgattgattgtgtTCGCGGTTCGGATGAACTCACGCGCCCGTAGGGCTGAGGCCCCGCGCACTCGATTCGGTAATTGGCCACCCCATCGTCCGACTCGAAAATTACTGCTTTTGATCAGTGATGCTGTCATTGACTTTTTAATGGCAAATTGATAGGGCAGTGCATTAAAGTTATACCTATTTACTGTTGGTCAAAAAGGgtaaaaagagagaaaagagttAAAAtgtcaaaaaaaaaaaaaggacatTTGACTGAAACCAGCACAACTTTATGTGCCAACACTTTCATCACGTATAAAACCTGTCTTAGTTAACTGATTCTACATTACTACATTATTACGGCCAAGGAATAAAGGAGGAGTTAAAATAGTGTCTAGAGTGAGACAGTCCGATTCATGGCGAGCTGAAAGACCCATACAAGTCAGCCGCTGGTTGGAGGAAAATGTTACCGTGCCAATGTATGTAACAACACATGTTAAGTTCGCGGGGATTGATTCGATACCCGTGTCATGGTCACGTCATTATTGGTTATTTCCGGCCGGAATCGTGCATCCGTCTTAAATCAAGGTAACAATcaatactactactacggTACCACCGTATCTTTTCCTAGATAACAGCCAACTTCGAACTTGGAAGCACTGAGGGGATTAAAAAATccaaatagataaaaaataaagaaaagtaaCTTTGCAAACTAAAACGGTGGCTCCAGCTGACAGGTACGATGATACATACCATGTCCGGTATACAGTAGTGGTACCAGGTACCTGGACCATTCTGAGTCcccttttcccccttccaTTTCATGAAGCATTCTTGCCTAGTAACCACTCGTCGGTTCGGACTTCAGACGTCTACAATCTCGACTGCTTCATTTCCCGAGCCTTCCGGATGTTTCAAATGTGGAGTATTCTACGTCATTCCACTGTTTTGTGCTTTGGTTCTGGGGGAAAAATTTTCGACTGTTCCTAGCGGGTGACCAAGGGTACTAGTCGGTACGCTGTACCTGTACTATTGTTCCCCTTTATTGAGTCCTGAGTACCATGTACCGGTTCGGTACCTAGCGTAATTTCACCTGGTATGATCTAATACCAGCGCCGTCCCGCCACGTGCGGGTAGTGTGGCGCAGTCCGGCCCTATCTCCTGATGATCTCTGTTGGATCCGCGATACGGTCATTGCGATGAAGCTTGAAGGCTAAGGTCGGTTCTTTGAGCGAGGAACAGCCACCCATGACTGGTCCTATGTCTCAGCTTTCTCACCGATGGTTACTAAGTTGTGGATGAGCCGTGGCTGTGCGAGAAAGTTTTACCCCAGTGCACTATTCATTGTCCGTAATTTATCTCCGTATTGCACACTTTCGTATTCGGTACTGCTGCCCACCCGTCACACTTGGTTTTTCCACCTTAAAgttctctcctcttctttttcttcctacCCGTCGCAAAGAGCCGAAGCGACCGATCGCTTTTCCAAGTTCTGAATGCGCTGTAATTTATTtcctgtctttctcctctttctccggCCTTGATAAACGGACCTTCTCCCCCCAGCGGGCAACGTGGGATCGGTGCTCCTTTGTGTACAATTGTTGTCGTCAGCTTTGTCTCGAAATTGACCCCTCCGCCATACAATCAATGTCCCCTGCAAGTGTGACTTGGTAAAATTGGGTACCCGCCAAGTGCCAGGCAATCGTTTCTCACAGCAATCACTATTACTACGGAAAAGTAGATCTGACAGCCTTTACCTGGCCGTTCCAacgagcttttctttttccttccttccaaTCACTGGTATCATTCGCTTGCACGGCTTCCTTCTGCGCCGGTCCCTGTTGCAAGTATCGTACAACGACGGAAGCGCTGGCCGTTCATTGATCCGTTAACCCCAGGGCGGCTCGGCTTGCCTTACTTATCCCCTCAATTAACACGGCGCGGCGAGTACGACGCTTCCTATATCCCCTCAGAGTCTTAACCCCCCGTCCCCCCTGGGTCGTGTTGCCCGATCTCTGCCGCCATCTTTGGACGGCGTAAATAGcctctccctttcttccGAGGCCCCTCTGCCTCTTTAAGATACATGGCAGGCGTGCAACTGCAACAACCCACCATGACCGACTATCGATTGCCGCTCCATCAGCCACCACCTGCTCGGAAGCCGGTTCCTGGGATGCATGCTGGTTATCCATTCCAGTCCTATGATGGACCTCATAAGCAACAGCTCTCTCACCCATCTCTCGCTCACAATCGGGGCCGGATGCCTTCGGCCAATGCGTCGCCCTATATGGCTCAGCAACAACCGTACTCCAATACCCCTTCGCCTCATCATACCATGACCTCTACTCCTAGTTACCCTCCCTCGAGAAGAATGTCGAGCGCCACAACCTCTACAAGCTCGACTGGCAACGCCGCGGGTCACTCCGCCGTTTCGGATATTCGCAGAAGCACGTCATCCCGTTCCGCCAACTCTCAGCTGGGTTATGTAGCTCTAATGCGGAGACAGAAGGCCACGGTGTGGTGTGATCGAGCACAGCCGGAGGATCCGCGCCTCCGAGCCCAGAAGCTTGCCGACAAGAAGAGAGCGTACCTCGAAGTCCATGGCGCAGGCGCTGGTGGACGGGCAAGTACCCTTGGAAGCGGTAAAATTAAACACTCCAAAGGAGGTACTGATTTCTCGCCCTCGAACCTCGTGTCGGCTACTGTTCCCGTACGGCTCAGTGCCAATGAAGTGGGTGATGCGGATGAGGATGCACACAGTGATCATGGGTTTCCTCATCGTCGCACTGGCAGTGGTCGCAGCTCTCTGGGAAGCAACCATCGTTATCCCAGTGGCTACCAGCGGACACCCCAGGGCACTATGGGAAGTAACAGCACTCCCCCAAGTGAGAAGACGGATTTGCCAAATGTCACGGAGCATCCGCCGGCGGAGAGcacggaggaaaagaaagtcaACGATGACGCCGCTACCACCTACAGCTTCGAGGCTGCAGATGAGGACAATTTTGGGAGCGTAGGGGAGATGGCTGCCCCGAGTGCAGCTACCACGGCGGCTGAAAAGGCGAGAAGGGCGGACGAACTAAGACGGCGGGGTAGTGTGGACGACCGAACGAGCACGATGACCAATGTCCGACTCTTTGTTGCGAATCCAGACCTCAGTGATTAGTGGCACCTTGTATCGTCATATATCGCATTTATCTCTCAGATCTATGCTCACGAAAATACCCAGCTCGGCTGAAGCCCAGCAAGCAGTCCAACTTCATGCAGCTTATGCCAtccttcttgttttctttcttcactcTGTTTCTACATTCCATTTCTGTGTTTCTTCCCACCAGGATTGCTCTGGTCGAGTAGTGCTCGAGCCCGGTCTGGATCCCGGGACCCGTACCTCGGTTTTTGCGCTGCGTGCAGGCGGCCTGATGCATTGCGCTTCTTGTTCTGTTTTATTCCCCTCACTGCATGTTTTGGCGCCTATGCTTCTAAAGCATTGGGTTTCGTGCTACTGGACTTGCATCAGTGGCACCTTGGGCGTCCTTTATGGTTTTACGAGCagctagtaataataatatcttctGTACATACTCTACAACCTGTGCTATCAGTGGTGTATATCGATCCAATTTGCGTGTAGAGTTGCAAAATCCATTATACCCTTAACAGACTAAGTTGAGCTACATTATTAAATGAACTAGAAGCTAGTAACTGAATGCGAATGTTGAAGCAATGAACAAGCCTCAAAGCAAACTAGGAAGTAAATCATAAAGTAGAAAGcatcatcctccatcttACATAATCCCCCACACGTGCCCCTGACGCGAAGCAGTCGCGCCCGACAATCCAATTAACGCGTTCCCGACTCAACAACCAATCCCTCCGATGACATACCAGACCGAGGATCCTGTATCCTGTCCCGGAATTGCTTTTCCATTCGACTATCGCGATTgacttattattattattattatcattataaTACGAGGGTGAGACTGTACGGTATTTGTGTCATTGAGGTTGTTCTGTCATTTTCCTTGTTCCTGGTGAACCGAACCGAACCAACCCAACCCGATTTGTTCGATGTGTGAGAGTAGTTTCCACCCTTGATTTCTAGATTCCGGTTcacttcaacttcatctttAAACCTGTCTTGAGTAGTGATTACCCCGGGTCCATACccgaaaagagaaagagatcaggaaggaaggaaggaaagcaaaCGGCAGAAAATGGAGGTCTCGATGGACACAAGCCCAGCCGCCctttctcccctcccccaGTCACAATCACAATCGCAacaaccatcatcaacgacgGCGTCTACACCACCCTATCCGGCATCTCCGACCGCCTCCAGAAAACGTTCCGTCCAAGATATCGATGCACAGACGATGCAGACGCCATCGACTGCGACTGCTGTCCACAGAGACACCAAAAAATCTCCAACGTATACcgacaaagaaaaccagGAGAATGCCGATCCCTCTATACAAAGTTCTACACGTGTGTCTCCTGTCTTGGAGATGAGTCACGTACTGATTGCAGGTGGGGGCGCGAAGGCCGGTGATGAGGCCCCGGTACAGAATACAAAGGAGGCTACGCTGGGAAGATCAGTTCCTAGTCCGGGATCAACTCATTTGTCTACGGATGCGGGCGCGGGTGCCCCTGCCGctaagaagaggaagctgtCTCCTGCGAGTAAGGAGGCTAAGcaacaggagaaggaagctAAGCAGCAGGAAAAGGAGGCTAAGcagcaagagaaggaggccaaGGAACGTCAAAGAttagaagaaaaggcaaagaaagaagaggagaagagagtgaaggaagaagagaagaaaaagcgggACGCAGAGCGGGAGGAAGAACGTAAgcggaaggaggagaaaaagaaggcgaaggaagaggagagggctgcaaaggaagaagaaaaacggaAAAAGGAGGCagccaaagaagaggagaagcgaaaaaaggaggaggagaaattgaagaaggagagagtAAGCTTCCTACAACGACAACTCATGCCTCATGTATAGCTGGTCTAACTGTTCACTCGCAGGCTCAACCCAAGCTGAACGCCTTCTTCGCAAAACCAAAACCTCCTGTGCAGCCCTCGAACGCAGCGCTTACTGCGTCTCCCAAGAAGTCTGGAGGCGATGGCTGCACAAATGAACCCTCTCATGAAGCTGGCACTATGTCCGATTATCAACGAGCATTCCCTGAATTCTTCCTACAGTCCCACACGAAAGTTGCTCCACCGCATATGTTTCAACGTGATTCAGAAGGCCTTCGACTAATCAGAGAAAAGCTTGATGCGTCCATGAAGTCGCCTAATAGCTCGGAAGAAGCTCTTATATTTCGGCCTTCGGATATTTTCAACATGATGCCATACAAGCGACGGCGGGGAAGACTACCCGCTTCTGTCAAGGATATCCTTCTAGAGATGCAAAACCTGAACGACCAATCAGGGACGTCGGAGGCTGTACAGCGACAACAGGGTCTTTTGAAGAAGGTTCGAATGAAATCTCTTAAGTTTGGTGAAGATGTCCGACCCCCCTATCAGGGAACGTACTCTAAGCCCCTTCCCGAATCCAAGGCCTATAAGATGATGCGGAACCCCTTCCACCGCGGCTTACCTGACACGAACTACGACTACGACTCTGAAGCTGAATGGGAGGAACCGGAAGAAGGTGAGGAACTCGactcggaggaggaggaagagatgagCGAAGACGGCGAGGATGACATGGATGGCTtcttggatgatgaggatgaccaATTGGTCGACGGGAAGAGACGTCTTATCGTTGGCGATCTAGAACCCGTCTGCAGCGGCATTCAATGGCACGATCAGGGTGTGGATCCAGAGTTCAAGGCATACAGGGTCGAGACCATATCAGATGCAGTGTCATTGCCTATTGACCCATTCTCCACAATGTACTGGCAAAAGCCCAAGACATCGGAGTCGGCTCAGACCAGTGGTGCGGGACGGTCATCGCTTCACTCTTTCTTGGGCAACCCATCTTCAGGGAGTGCGTCAACGCAGGACGGCAGCGCACTGCCACTGTTGGGGCCCGGGAAATCCAAGCGACCCTTCCCCCCAGAACTGCTGGCGGAATTCAAGCAAGTTGTGGACGGAAGCGATCTGTCGAAGCTAGGGTTGATTGAGATTCTGAAGAAAAGGTCAGTAAAGTAGGGTTCCTTCAGTTCCATTCGCCGCTAATGACAACCGCAGGTTTCCGAAGGTTTCTAAAGATGCCTTGAAAGACACGTTGAACAGCGTGGCTACGCGGGTGGGACAGAaagaggctgagaagaaatGGGTTTGCAAATAGTCATGGTATTGGAGGAGACGTAACAGCAAGCGTTCGATGTTCCGAAGAAAGACAACGCATGCCACGGACGGCTGGTGTTCTGGCGTCAGGTTCACCTTGGGTCGTGCAAGGAATAGACTACCCTTGAGGGAGATTTATTGGTTGCGAGTGCTTCAGATCCTCAAGCGCCAGCGGAATTGCAGCCACTGGTTTGTTTGCGATTGATGTGTAATGACGGCGATTGCTTTAGAGGGCCAGTGCAATGGGAACTAGACGTTGATTTGTATATGGATATACTATACGGAGCTGGGTTATTGACTACACGGGCCActgttctctctctctctttctattcttttcttttcttttcttttctcttttcccatTAGTGATACCTGCGCCATAACTCGGTCAGACTTGTAGAAGAAGGTAGGGAAAGGACAGTAAGggtttaaaaaaaagaaaagaaaagaatgaaaatagAAGATGCTAAAAACAGACTGCATCGAAtagttcctttttctcaGCCATCGCTGCAGAGTTGATGACACAGTCGGTGATCATGCAGTTCCAGACTGGAGCATGCGTAAGGAAGTATGAGTTGTTACAGAATGTACTACTCTTGGAGTGCAAACATGACTGGTGGTTCCCTCAAGTCAGCATCGGATTCAGCTGAGGATGTCATCTGGACTAGACTTCTTTAGGGCTAGTCCGGGTGAGTTATTCAGTGGCGGTTGAACACGTGCCAGTGGGGTTCTGGAGTCATTAGgaagaattattaatacgAA
The sequence above is a segment of the Aspergillus flavus chromosome 4, complete sequence genome. Coding sequences within it:
- a CDS encoding putative chromatin assembly factor 1 subunit A — encoded protein: MEVSMDTSPAALSPLPQSQSQSQQPSSTTASTPPYPASPTASRKRSVQDIDAQTMQTPSTATAVHRDTKKSPTYTDKENQENADPSIQSSTRVSPVLEMSHVLIAGGGAKAGDEAPVQNTKEATLGRSVPSPGSTHLSTDAGAGAPAAKKRKLSPASKEAKQQEKEAKQQEKEAKQQEKEAKERQRLEEKAKKEEEKRVKEEEKKKRDAEREEERKRKEEKKKAKEEERAAKEEEKRKKEAAKEEEKRKKEEEKLKKERVSFLQRQLMPHAQPKLNAFFAKPKPPVQPSNAALTASPKKSGGDGCTNEPSHEAGTMSDYQRAFPEFFLQSHTKVAPPHMFQRDSEGLRLIREKLDASMKSPNSSEEALIFRPSDIFNMMPYKRRRGRLPASVKDILLEMQNLNDQSGTSEAVQRQQGLLKKVRMKSLKFGEDVRPPYQGTYSKPLPESKAYKMMRNPFHRGLPDTNYDYDSEAEWEEPEEGEELDSEEEEEMSEDGEDDMDGFLDDEDDQLVDGKRRLIVGDLEPVCSGIQWHDQGVDPEFKAYRVETISDAVSLPIDPFSTMYWQKPKTSESAQTSGAGRSSLHSFLGNPSSGSASTQDGSALPLLGPGKSKRPFPPELLAEFKQVVDGSDLSKLGLIEILKKRFPKVSKDALKDTLNSVATRVGQKEAEKKWVCK